A region from the uncultured Macellibacteroides sp. genome encodes:
- a CDS encoding pitrilysin family protein codes for MNYLSHVLSNGLRIVHLPVESPVSYCGFAVNAGTRDEAADEFGLAHFVEHMLFKGTQKRKSWHILNRMENVGGELNAYTTKEETFVYSIFMEEHYGRAFELLSDLMLNSQFPQQEIEKEVDVILDEINSYKDNPSELIFDEFENLLFENHALGHNILGDESSLLKLDSNAGRSFVNRYYTPDSIVFFSMGRSKFSKIVKLAEATLGSLALPSAVRNRCVPEAFVPVSQRIHKDTYQAHVLLGGRAYNMFDEKRTILYLLNNLMGGPGMNSRLNVVLREKHGLVYNVESNVTTYTDTGLYNIYFGTDPKNMEKSLRLVNAEIARIRNTKLTSSQLAAAKKQLIGQLGVSGDNKEGTFLGLGKSFLHYNRYDTLPEVFHRIEKVTAEELLEVANEVFDPAQSFSLIFAPD; via the coding sequence ATGAATTACTTGTCGCATGTCCTTTCTAACGGTCTTCGTATCGTACATCTGCCAGTGGAATCGCCTGTTTCCTACTGTGGCTTTGCTGTAAACGCCGGCACCAGGGACGAAGCGGCTGACGAGTTTGGTCTGGCCCATTTTGTTGAACATATGTTGTTTAAGGGTACTCAGAAAAGAAAATCCTGGCATATCCTTAACCGGATGGAGAATGTAGGAGGAGAACTGAATGCCTATACAACCAAAGAAGAAACGTTTGTCTATTCCATCTTTATGGAAGAGCATTACGGACGGGCTTTTGAGTTGCTTTCTGATCTTATGCTTAATTCTCAGTTTCCTCAGCAGGAGATTGAAAAGGAAGTAGACGTAATTCTGGATGAAATAAATTCGTATAAGGACAACCCATCTGAGCTGATTTTTGACGAATTTGAAAATCTTTTATTTGAAAACCATGCGTTGGGGCATAATATCCTTGGAGACGAATCTTCGCTGCTTAAGCTTGATTCTAACGCAGGACGCTCATTTGTAAATCGCTATTACACGCCGGATAGTATCGTTTTCTTTTCTATGGGGCGATCTAAGTTTTCCAAGATAGTTAAACTGGCTGAAGCTACGCTGGGATCGCTCGCATTGCCTTCGGCGGTGCGTAACCGTTGTGTCCCCGAAGCTTTTGTGCCCGTTTCTCAACGAATCCACAAAGATACCTACCAGGCTCATGTTTTATTGGGAGGAAGGGCATACAACATGTTTGACGAAAAAAGAACCATTCTTTACTTGCTAAACAACCTGATGGGTGGTCCGGGTATGAATAGCCGGCTGAATGTTGTTCTAAGAGAAAAACATGGATTGGTTTACAATGTTGAATCTAATGTAACCACCTATACAGATACAGGCCTGTATAATATTTATTTTGGAACAGACCCCAAAAATATGGAAAAGAGCCTTCGGCTGGTGAATGCGGAAATTGCCCGCATACGGAATACGAAGCTTACATCTTCGCAGCTGGCTGCAGCTAAAAAACAGCTGATCGGACAACTCGGAGTTTCGGGAGATAACAAGGAAGGTACTTTCCTCGGACTGGGAAAGAGTTTCCTTCATTACAATCGTTACGATACACTTCCCGAAGTATTTCATCGGATTGAAAAAGTTACTGCGGAAGAATTGCTGGAAGTGGCTAATGAGGTATTTGATCCGGCCCAGTCTTTCAGTCTTATTTTTGCTCCCGACTGA
- a CDS encoding helix-hairpin-helix domain-containing protein produces MWRDYLYFSKGERKALLLLLCLTGIALCLLIFTEAPKDISSDKSIAMQAQDSLPSIIHKKTPVSKNRYGKSRFKVPSSDTYQRKDEYSSSYKTQKENYQSSKYPEGTKVALNTADTAELKKIPGIGSTFAKRIVKFRNLLGGFYTVEQLREVYGMDEERYQSLSCWFTTDINAVKLLHVNILPEDSLRKHPYISYKQAKVLALLRKQQGQLSGWENLQLLEEFTDADRKRLAAYLSFK; encoded by the coding sequence ATGTGGCGTGACTATCTATACTTCTCCAAAGGAGAACGAAAGGCTCTGTTGTTATTACTTTGCCTTACAGGGATTGCCTTATGTCTGTTAATCTTCACCGAAGCCCCAAAGGATATTTCTTCGGATAAATCAATTGCGATGCAGGCACAAGACTCCTTGCCTTCGATAATACATAAGAAGACTCCTGTTTCAAAAAACAGGTATGGGAAGAGCAGGTTTAAGGTACCATCATCTGATACTTATCAAAGAAAAGATGAATACAGCTCATCCTACAAGACACAAAAAGAAAACTATCAGTCTTCCAAATACCCCGAAGGAACCAAGGTTGCATTAAATACTGCCGACACAGCCGAGTTAAAAAAAATACCCGGAATAGGGAGCACATTCGCCAAGCGCATCGTGAAGTTCCGGAATTTGCTGGGAGGATTTTATACAGTCGAACAATTACGTGAAGTATACGGTATGGATGAAGAACGATACCAGTCGTTATCCTGTTGGTTTACGACAGACATAAATGCAGTAAAACTGCTTCACGTGAATATACTTCCAGAAGATTCATTACGGAAACACCCATACATATCCTATAAACAAGCAAAAGTCCTTGCTCTTTTACGGAAGCAACAAGGACAATTATCCGGATGGGAAAATCTTCAACTATTGGAGGAATTCACGGATGCAGACAGGAAAAGGCTTGCAGCCTATCTGTCATTTAAATAA
- a CDS encoding ABC transporter ATP-binding protein has translation MIQTEQIFKSFGPLTVLKGIDLSIKPGEIVAIVGPSGAGKTTLLQIIGTLDSPDSGKLTINGTETSKLKDKELAAFRNRNIGFVFQFHQLLPEFTALENVMIPALIGKVKAADAEKRAKEMLDFLKLSDRMTHKPAELSGGEKQRVAVARALINHPAVILADEPSGSLDTHNKEELHQLFFELRNEFNQTFVIVTHDEQLAANTDRVIHLIDGVIQI, from the coding sequence ATGATACAAACCGAGCAAATATTTAAGAGTTTTGGTCCGCTGACCGTTTTAAAAGGGATCGATCTTTCTATAAAACCGGGAGAAATAGTTGCTATCGTAGGGCCTAGCGGTGCCGGAAAAACAACTTTACTTCAGATAATAGGAACGTTGGATTCGCCCGATTCAGGTAAGTTGACGATTAACGGAACGGAAACGAGCAAGTTAAAGGACAAAGAACTGGCCGCTTTCCGTAATCGGAACATTGGTTTTGTGTTTCAGTTTCACCAGCTTCTTCCTGAATTTACAGCGCTCGAGAATGTAATGATTCCGGCTCTGATAGGCAAGGTTAAGGCTGCTGATGCAGAGAAAAGAGCAAAAGAAATGCTTGATTTCTTAAAACTATCGGATAGGATGACCCATAAACCGGCTGAATTATCGGGAGGAGAAAAACAACGCGTAGCTGTTGCCAGAGCGCTTATAAATCATCCTGCTGTGATTCTTGCCGACGAACCTTCCGGAAGTTTGGATACACATAACAAAGAGGAGCTACATCAGCTTTTCTTTGAACTTAGAAACGAGTTTAATCAAACCTTTGTCATTGTTACGCATGACGAACAGCTGGCGGCAAATACAGACAGGGTAATTCATCTGATAGACGGAGTAATTCAAATCTAA
- a CDS encoding sodium-dependent transporter — MTEVNRATFGSKLGVLMATVGCAVGLGNIWRFPYMLGENGGAAFLVIYALCVILLGFPVMVTEFFIGRHTKRNAAGAFKQMSPGTKWSFIGYNGVLASFLILGFYSVVSGWTLEYMFQAVTGSLSNKTPDEFALSFNLFSSEIVRPIIWTIVFIGLTHFIVVSGVKEGIERTSKVMMPMLFILLVALCIRSVTLPNAEEGLYFLFKPDFGKITSAVILSAMGQAFFSLSIGMGCLITYSSYFDNKTNMQNTALQVTILDTAVAVLAAVMIFPAVFSFGIAPTAGPELVFITLPNVFQQLPMGEIWAFVFFLLLALAALTSTISLHEVATAYVHEEHHISRAKAAWFVSGGVLVLGIISSLSIGIWKEYTIFGLTFFDLLDYLTAKIMLPFGGMLICIYVGTRVDKKILKAELTNKGTLPFYFFNTYAFFMKYIAPIAIGMIFLNELGIISWLIK, encoded by the coding sequence ATGACTGAAGTGAACAGAGCCACCTTTGGCAGTAAGCTTGGTGTTCTTATGGCAACCGTTGGTTGCGCAGTTGGATTAGGTAATATCTGGCGTTTTCCATATATGCTTGGAGAAAACGGAGGTGCCGCATTCCTCGTAATTTATGCTCTTTGTGTGATCCTGCTGGGTTTTCCGGTAATGGTTACCGAATTCTTTATTGGCAGGCATACAAAGCGTAATGCGGCAGGTGCATTTAAACAAATGTCTCCGGGAACCAAATGGTCCTTTATCGGTTACAATGGCGTTTTGGCTTCTTTTTTAATTCTGGGATTTTACTCCGTCGTTTCCGGATGGACATTGGAATATATGTTTCAAGCTGTTACAGGTTCACTAAGTAATAAAACTCCTGATGAATTTGCTCTATCCTTCAATCTTTTCAGTTCTGAAATAGTTCGTCCGATTATCTGGACAATAGTATTTATAGGACTTACCCATTTCATCGTTGTCTCTGGAGTAAAAGAGGGAATTGAACGGACATCAAAAGTAATGATGCCGATGCTCTTTATCCTATTAGTTGCCTTATGTATCCGGTCGGTTACTTTACCAAATGCCGAAGAGGGGCTCTATTTCCTTTTCAAGCCAGACTTTGGTAAGATTACGTCTGCCGTTATACTTAGCGCAATGGGACAGGCTTTCTTTTCGCTTAGTATAGGAATGGGCTGTCTGATTACCTACTCTTCTTATTTCGACAATAAAACTAATATGCAGAATACCGCCTTGCAGGTTACAATTCTGGATACAGCTGTAGCAGTTTTGGCTGCAGTGATGATTTTTCCAGCTGTATTTAGTTTTGGCATCGCACCTACGGCTGGTCCCGAGTTGGTTTTCATCACATTACCCAATGTATTTCAGCAATTACCTATGGGCGAAATATGGGCTTTTGTTTTCTTTTTGTTACTTGCACTGGCTGCACTTACTTCCACCATCTCCCTACACGAGGTGGCAACAGCCTATGTGCACGAAGAACACCATATTTCCCGTGCAAAAGCGGCTTGGTTTGTTTCGGGAGGTGTATTAGTCCTAGGGATAATCAGCTCTCTGTCTATAGGCATCTGGAAAGAGTATACGATTTTCGGCCTTACGTTTTTTGATTTACTAGACTATCTTACAGCAAAGATTATGCTTCCGTTCGGCGGGATGTTAATATGTATCTATGTGGGAACCCGGGTCGATAAAAAAATATTGAAAGCCGAACTTACCAATAAAGGGACTTTACCTTTCTATTTTTTCAATACATACGCCTTCTTTATGAAGTATATTGCTCCCATAGCAATCGGGATGATTTTCCTGAATGAACTGGGAATAATCAGCTGGCTGATAAAATAA
- a CDS encoding inorganic phosphate transporter: METFYLLIVLFLFVLAIFDLVVGVSNDAVNFLNSAIGSKAASFKAIMIIAALGILIGASLSNGMMDVARHGIYQPQYFYFSEIMCILVAVMLTDVVLLDIFNSLGMPTSTTVSLVFELLGGTVALALIKIVNTDGALQFGDLLNTDKALTVILAIFVSVAIAFFFGTVVQYLSRMLFTFNYKPKMKYFVAIFGGIASTSIIYFMLIKGLKDTTFMSGDVLAWVDANTGKIVWGCFIISTLLMQVLHWLKVNVFKVIVLLGTFALALAFAGNDLVNFIGVPLAGYSSYLDFISYGGTVSPDSLLMTSLLGPAKTPWYFLIISGLVMVVALFTSKKAQNVVKTSLDLSRQSEGDESFGTSPVARVLVRTCSNISSSILSVVPEPVKQWTDKRFNQDEIILEQGASFDLIRAAVNLVLAGLLIALGTSLKLPLSTTYVTFMVAMGSSLADRAWGRESAVYRITGVLSVIGGWFITAGAAFVICFVVATVIYFGGTAAIFALVALAIYSLVRSHLTFRKKSNKETVSPTIKQLMDTNDSSVALVLFRQHTRDELESVLTFASESFDKSVNGFMNENLRDLRKVLGAIEEEKLHLKQVKRIGTLGVTQLDRAIAVEKGLYYYQGNDFASEVVFSLRRLTEPCKDHIDNNFTPLSDVQKEEFGKMAEEITSYLMKCSNEIRLNEYTNFEQLVEMAGTLTTRLTLLKKGELKRIQGQTGSTKVSMVYLNMVQETQNVVSFTSNLIKVSRKFQME, encoded by the coding sequence ATGGAAACATTCTATTTACTAATTGTATTATTTCTATTTGTGCTTGCTATTTTTGATCTGGTAGTAGGGGTTAGCAATGACGCGGTTAACTTTTTAAATTCTGCTATCGGCTCAAAAGCTGCTTCCTTTAAAGCGATCATGATTATTGCAGCTTTGGGAATTCTGATTGGAGCCTCTCTCTCCAACGGAATGATGGATGTAGCCAGGCACGGGATCTATCAACCCCAGTATTTTTATTTTTCCGAGATCATGTGCATTCTGGTTGCTGTAATGTTAACCGATGTAGTTCTACTGGATATTTTTAATTCATTAGGAATGCCAACTTCAACAACAGTCTCGTTGGTATTTGAATTATTAGGAGGTACTGTTGCGTTGGCATTAATCAAAATTGTCAACACGGACGGAGCCCTGCAGTTCGGGGATTTGCTGAATACGGACAAGGCCCTTACTGTTATTCTGGCTATCTTTGTATCCGTTGCAATTGCTTTCTTTTTCGGAACGGTGGTACAGTATCTTTCGCGAATGCTGTTTACGTTTAATTACAAACCGAAAATGAAATATTTTGTAGCCATATTTGGTGGTATAGCCTCTACGTCTATCATCTATTTCATGCTAATCAAGGGACTAAAGGATACTACTTTTATGAGTGGTGACGTGCTTGCCTGGGTAGACGCAAACACGGGAAAAATTGTATGGGGCTGTTTTATTATTTCTACCTTATTGATGCAAGTGTTACACTGGTTAAAAGTAAATGTGTTTAAAGTGATTGTCCTATTGGGAACCTTTGCTTTAGCATTGGCCTTTGCCGGAAACGACCTTGTAAACTTTATCGGAGTTCCTTTGGCAGGTTATTCTTCTTACCTTGATTTTATATCCTATGGAGGAACAGTTTCTCCTGATAGCTTGCTTATGACTTCGCTACTTGGTCCGGCCAAGACTCCATGGTATTTCCTCATTATTTCAGGATTGGTGATGGTCGTAGCTCTTTTTACTTCCAAGAAGGCTCAGAATGTTGTTAAAACTTCCCTGGACTTATCACGCCAGAGCGAGGGAGATGAAAGCTTCGGAACTTCGCCTGTCGCAAGAGTTTTAGTACGTACCTGCAGCAATATATCTTCATCCATATTAAGTGTGGTTCCCGAGCCTGTAAAACAATGGACTGATAAGCGTTTTAATCAGGATGAAATCATCCTTGAGCAAGGAGCCTCTTTCGACTTGATACGCGCAGCTGTAAACCTTGTTTTGGCAGGTCTTTTAATTGCACTTGGTACATCGCTTAAGTTACCTCTTTCAACAACCTATGTAACATTCATGGTAGCCATGGGTAGTTCGCTGGCCGACCGTGCCTGGGGGCGTGAAAGTGCGGTATATCGCATAACCGGAGTCCTTTCGGTGATTGGTGGTTGGTTTATAACTGCAGGCGCAGCCTTTGTTATTTGTTTCGTAGTTGCCACGGTTATTTATTTTGGTGGTACAGCCGCTATATTCGCATTAGTTGCACTTGCAATCTATTCACTTGTTCGCAGTCACCTTACATTCCGTAAGAAGTCGAACAAAGAAACGGTTAGTCCTACAATTAAACAATTAATGGATACCAACGACAGTTCTGTAGCCTTGGTTTTGTTCCGTCAGCATACCCGCGACGAACTTGAATCGGTTCTTACGTTCGCAAGTGAATCTTTTGATAAATCAGTGAACGGGTTCATGAATGAAAATCTACGTGATTTGCGCAAAGTCCTTGGCGCTATTGAAGAAGAAAAGCTCCACCTGAAACAAGTAAAACGTATCGGAACACTTGGAGTTACGCAATTGGATCGTGCCATTGCCGTGGAGAAAGGTCTTTATTACTATCAGGGAAACGATTTTGCCAGCGAAGTTGTATTTAGTCTGCGCAGGCTAACTGAACCTTGCAAGGATCATATTGACAATAATTTCACACCGCTAAGCGATGTTCAAAAGGAAGAATTTGGAAAGATGGCCGAGGAGATTACGTCCTACCTAATGAAATGTTCAAATGAAATCAGGCTCAATGAATATACTAATTTTGAGCAACTGGTGGAAATGGCGGGAACATTGACTACCCGGCTAACATTGCTTAAGAAGGGTGAGCTAAAACGTATCCAGGGCCAGACAGGCAGCACGAAGGTAAGTATGGTTTATCTGAATATGGTTCAGGAAACACAGAATGTGGTCTCTTTTACCTCCAATCTGATAAAAGTAAGCCGGAAGTTCCAGATGGAATAG
- a CDS encoding endonuclease/exonuclease/phosphatase family protein → MKTCLLFLLLAISFTLPVKGQSTFPKEENSLRILSYNVRNCKGMDNLTDYQRVADVINKIAPDVVAVQELDSVTQRNNGIYSLGELAKRTLMHATYAPSIDFQGGKYGIGMLSKEKPLGYKRISLPGKEEKRSLLIVEFADYLVCCTHLSLTKEDQLASVGIISEELEGIQKPVFIAGDMNSEFESAVQVSLREKFITLNNPKQPTFPSDKPSECIDYIYLLNNGQPCTVLQKQVVSEPVASDHSPLFVDLRFPAKADEILRTTPFLQNPVGNGITISWMTNVPTHSWVEYGTDQNLGMKQQTVVDGQVIANNTHHKIRLTDLKPGTTYYYRVCSREITLYEAYRKEFGETGKSEIRSFTLPKGSDTDFTALIFNDLHKNKGLLDMLADRVKGIDYDFVFFNGDCIDDPKNEAQAIDFISYMNQKVKADRVPVFFLRGNHEIRNAYSIQLRNLFDYVGDKTYGAFNWGNTRFVMLDCGEDKPDSTTVYYGLNNFEELRTEQAGFLASELAGKAFRSAEKRVLIHHIPIYGMKDEPFNPCLQLWGKILAKAPFNVAINAHMHRFAWYPKGTEGNNFPVVVGGGNNATTGTVMILRKKGKEMTLEVLDATGKTIKKEKL, encoded by the coding sequence ATGAAAACTTGTCTGCTTTTCCTCTTGCTCGCCATTTCATTCACTTTACCTGTTAAAGGGCAATCAACGTTTCCAAAAGAAGAAAACTCATTGCGTATCCTGTCTTACAATGTTCGGAATTGTAAGGGAATGGATAACCTTACCGACTACCAGCGGGTGGCGGATGTTATTAACAAGATTGCTCCCGATGTGGTGGCAGTTCAGGAACTGGACAGCGTTACCCAACGTAACAATGGGATTTACAGTCTGGGTGAACTGGCCAAAAGAACACTAATGCATGCAACCTATGCGCCTTCAATCGATTTTCAGGGCGGTAAATATGGCATCGGGATGCTTTCGAAAGAAAAGCCGTTGGGATACAAGAGGATTTCGCTTCCCGGAAAAGAAGAAAAGCGGTCGTTACTGATCGTTGAGTTCGCAGATTATTTGGTTTGCTGCACCCATTTATCTCTTACTAAAGAGGATCAGCTGGCATCGGTTGGGATTATATCCGAAGAACTTGAAGGGATACAAAAACCCGTGTTTATCGCTGGCGATATGAATTCGGAATTCGAATCGGCAGTTCAGGTCTCTTTGCGAGAGAAGTTTATTACATTGAATAATCCGAAACAACCCACCTTTCCCTCCGATAAACCTTCAGAGTGTATTGACTATATTTATCTGCTAAACAACGGGCAGCCCTGTACTGTACTGCAAAAGCAGGTTGTTTCGGAACCGGTCGCTTCCGATCATTCGCCATTGTTTGTAGATTTAAGATTTCCGGCCAAAGCAGATGAGATACTTCGCACTACTCCATTCCTTCAAAATCCGGTCGGAAACGGAATTACTATTTCGTGGATGACTAATGTGCCAACCCATAGCTGGGTGGAGTATGGTACAGATCAGAATTTGGGAATGAAACAACAAACCGTGGTGGATGGGCAGGTTATTGCCAACAATACACATCACAAGATTCGTCTGACTGATCTGAAACCGGGTACTACTTATTATTACCGGGTATGCTCCAGAGAAATCACTTTGTACGAGGCCTACCGGAAAGAGTTTGGAGAAACCGGAAAGTCTGAAATCAGATCCTTTACGTTGCCAAAGGGTTCGGATACTGATTTTACAGCTCTGATCTTTAACGACCTCCATAAAAATAAAGGGTTGTTGGATATGCTGGCCGATCGGGTAAAAGGAATTGACTACGACTTTGTATTCTTCAACGGAGATTGTATTGATGATCCTAAAAACGAAGCGCAGGCTATAGACTTTATCTCGTACATGAATCAAAAGGTGAAAGCGGATCGCGTTCCTGTTTTTTTCCTCCGCGGAAATCATGAAATACGTAACGCCTACTCTATTCAGCTTCGCAACTTATTCGATTATGTGGGAGACAAAACTTATGGAGCCTTCAACTGGGGCAATACAAGGTTTGTTATGCTTGATTGTGGTGAAGATAAACCCGATTCGACAACAGTTTATTACGGTCTGAACAATTTTGAAGAATTAAGAACAGAGCAGGCGGGCTTTCTTGCTTCGGAGCTTGCTGGCAAAGCTTTCCGAAGTGCAGAGAAACGTGTTTTGATTCATCATATTCCAATTTATGGAATGAAGGACGAGCCTTTTAATCCCTGCCTCCAGTTATGGGGCAAAATATTGGCAAAAGCTCCTTTCAATGTTGCCATCAATGCCCACATGCATCGCTTTGCATGGTATCCTAAAGGAACGGAAGGCAATAATTTCCCTGTTGTTGTAGGTGGTGGAAACAATGCCACCACAGGAACTGTAATGATTCTCCGTAAAAAAGGAAAGGAAATGACACTTGAGGTATTGGATGCCACGGGCAAAACAATCAAAAAAGAAAAACTATAA
- a CDS encoding WbqC family protein, giving the protein MKPAYLSSTYLGPVQQYCKMYQYPEVRIEAAENYLKQTYRNRCLIAAANGPLSLSIPIVKPDTLKCLTKDIRISDHGNWRHLHWNAISSAYNSSPFFEYYEDDFAPFYENKYDFLFDFNEELRQMVCNLLDIHPHVVFTTDFEAEVENDFRGISPKRESGDPAFLPKPYYQVFQDKHGFIPNLSIIDLLFNTGNEGILVLRDSFVSK; this is encoded by the coding sequence ATGAAACCAGCTTATCTTTCTTCGACTTACCTTGGCCCGGTGCAGCAATACTGCAAAATGTATCAATATCCTGAGGTACGGATCGAAGCAGCCGAGAATTACCTGAAACAAACATACCGCAACCGTTGCCTCATCGCTGCAGCTAATGGCCCTTTGTCTCTGTCTATCCCGATTGTTAAGCCAGACACACTGAAATGCCTTACAAAAGATATTCGTATTTCGGACCACGGAAACTGGCGTCATTTGCATTGGAATGCCATTTCTTCCGCTTATAATTCAAGTCCGTTCTTTGAATACTACGAAGACGACTTTGCTCCTTTCTATGAGAATAAATACGATTTTCTGTTTGACTTTAACGAAGAACTGCGTCAGATGGTTTGCAATCTGCTGGATATTCATCCCCATGTAGTCTTCACTACTGATTTTGAAGCGGAGGTGGAAAATGATTTTAGGGGAATAAGTCCTAAGCGGGAATCGGGGGATCCGGCGTTTTTACCCAAACCATATTACCAGGTTTTCCAGGATAAACATGGCTTTATTCCCAATTTAAGCATTATCGACCTACTCTTTAATACAGGAAACGAAGGAATCCTCGTATTGAGAGATTCCTTCGTTTCCAAATAA